The sequence below is a genomic window from Actinokineospora baliensis.
TGCTCCTGACCGCGGCCCTCCTGATCGTCACCCCGTCCAGCCGACGGCGGTTCCGGCGCGTCATGGGCCTCATTCCCCTTCGACCACCGCGACCACCCCGGCCCCGCAAGGTCGACAGCCTGCACCTCGCCGCCACCTGGGACCTGCTCGCCGCCTGTCTGCGCGCTGGACTGCCGGTCCCGACCGCCGTCTCGGCGGTGAGTGATGACCTGCCTGTCTTGCGTGGTGTGGCGGAGCAGTTGGCGTTGGGCGCCGATCCCCGCCAAGCGTGGGCTGCCGCGCTTGAGTGTCCGCACACCAAGGGTTTAGCCAGGGCCGCTCGGCGTACCGCGTTGTCCGGGGCGGGGCTCGCGGAGGTCGCCGGGCGGTTGGCGGAGGAGGTCCGCGGTCAGGTCGAGCACCAGGCCGAGGCGCGGGCGCAGCGGGCGACCGTGCTGATCACGTTGCCGCTCGGGCTCTGCTTCTTGCCCGCGTTCCTCTGCCTCGGCGTCCTCCCGGTCGTCCTCGGCCTTGTCGCTCGAACGTTCGCTCTATGACCACTCACTGGAGGCTTTCCATGCACGACTCCCTCGACGAAGGTTCGATCTCCATCGAGTTCGCGCTCATCACTTTGTGCGGCGCCGCGCTCGCCGGAGTGCTGCTCGCTGTTGTCACCAACTCCTCCGTGTCCGATGCCCTGGCTCGGCTCATCGCGGACGCGTTGTCGCCATGAAGGAAGAGGGGTCGGTGTCGGTTGAGGCGGCGATGGCTATCGGTGCCGTCGTGGCTGTGGTGTTGGTGGGGGTGGTGGGCATCGGCGCCGCCGTGGATCAGGTTCGGTGCGTTGACGCCGCGCGGGAGGCTGCGCGCTTGGCGGCCCGGGGCGAGGGCGAGCGGGCGAGGTCGACCGCCGCAGACGTCGCACCCCGTGGTGCGTCGATCGAGGTCAGGGTGCACGGGGACGAGGTGTCGGTGACGGTGCGCAGCACGCGTGCCCTCTTACCGGTGCACGGCGACGCCCACGCCGTGGTCGAGCCGGGTGCATTGCCATGACCGGCGACGGCGGGTTCGCGACGGTTTTCGCCGCCTGGGTGATCACCGGGCTCCTGTCACTGGTACTCATGGTCATGACGGTCGCTGGTGCGGTGTCCGCCCGGCACCGCGCCGAGAGCGCCGCCGACCTCGGTGCGCTGGCCGCCGCGGGACACGTGCTCGACGGTCAAGCCTGTGCTCGGGCCAGGTGGGTCGTCGAGCGGGCCGGTGCCGAGCTCGTCGGGTGCGCGGTGAGCGGTTGGGACGCCACCGTTGAGGTGGCCGTCCGACCGGCGGCGCTGATCGGCTCCGCCAGGGCCACCGCCCGAGCCGGGCCGGTCGTCGACGGCCAAGCGGTCGGGTCTGAACGGTGAACGGCATCACAACTCGGCAAGGGCCGACCGGGTGGCGTTGCTGATCACTCGCCGTGTCGACCCGCGTTTCCGCAGGTGGTGGCGGCGCTAAACGCCTCTCAA
It includes:
- a CDS encoding type II secretion system F family protein; protein product: MILSLLLLTAALLIVTPSSRRRFRRVMGLIPLRPPRPPRPRKVDSLHLAATWDLLAACLRAGLPVPTAVSAVSDDLPVLRGVAEQLALGADPRQAWAAALECPHTKGLARAARRTALSGAGLAEVAGRLAEEVRGQVEHQAEARAQRATVLITLPLGLCFLPAFLCLGVLPVVLGLVARTFAL
- a CDS encoding TadE family type IV pilus minor pilin: MKEEGSVSVEAAMAIGAVVAVVLVGVVGIGAAVDQVRCVDAAREAARLAARGEGERARSTAADVAPRGASIEVRVHGDEVSVTVRSTRALLPVHGDAHAVVEPGALP
- a CDS encoding Rv3654c family TadE-like protein, which gives rise to MTGDGGFATVFAAWVITGLLSLVLMVMTVAGAVSARHRAESAADLGALAAAGHVLDGQACARARWVVERAGAELVGCAVSGWDATVEVAVRPAALIGSARATARAGPVVDGQAVGSER
- a CDS encoding DUF4244 domain-containing protein, giving the protein MTTHWRLSMHDSLDEGSISIEFALITLCGAALAGVLLAVVTNSSVSDALARLIADALSP